The genomic interval AACACCGTCACGGCGCATCCGGCGGGCCACTTTGTCAGCCAGGAAAAGTATCTCCTTCCTGACAAAATCAAGCTGCAGGATGTCTTGGGGGAATGTCTTTTCGTTGCCAACAGATTTTGCATCAGTGGCCGGGATCACGTCTCTTTCATCTATTCCCTGAGCCAGTTGATGCATTCCGGCGCCGTGTTTTCCGAGCTTTTTTTCTAAAACATCGGCTGGGAAACGAGCCAGGTCCCCAATAGTCTGAATGCCGAGACGATGGAGTTTGCCCTGAGTCTTTTTTCCCACGCCCCACATCTTATCAATGGAAAGCGGCTCCAAGAACTCTCGTACCCGGTCAGGCGGCACGATCGTCAAACCGTCCGGTTTGTCAATGTCCGAGGCGATCTTCGCCACAAACTTAGACGGTGCAACACCGGCTGAAACCGTCAGTCCGGTTTCTTTTCGAACCATGTTCTTGATCTTTATGGCAATGTCGTCTGGTTGACCAAAAAGTCGTGTGGAACCTGTGACATCCAGAAAGGCCTCATCTATGGAAACCGGCTCGACCAATGGCGTAAAAAGACGGAATATCTTGAAGACCCGACTGGACATCTCCTTGTACCTGGACATCCTGACGGGCAGGAATATTCCTTTGGGGCAAAGGCGCATTGCAGTGACTATGGGCTGCGCGGAATGGACACCGAATTTGCGAGCCTCATACGACGCAGATGACACCACACCCCTTTCCCTCGTGCCGCCGACTATGACCGGTTTACATTTCAATTCCGGGTTATCCAGTACCTCAACTGACGGATAAAACGAATCCATGTCCAAGTGTATGATTGCTTTCGATTCAAGCTGAGTATTCATGTTCCCAGGCGCTTTATCCCTGATCATTATCATCGTTGGGATGTCTCTGGCCCGAGAATATAGGCCCTTTTCTGCCAACACAAGGGCTTTTTGTAGAGCCAATGCCCGCGTGATTGAGGGGCTTACCCAAGGCCCTTTTGCTTCGTCTCATTTCACAAATTCACTGGGGCACCTGGGGGCCTTTGACTTTTTTAACCTAATTTCGCATGCAAGGATAGATCAGATTGAAAGAAACTGAGCCATGCCAAGAAGAGCCAGGCTAGATGCCTCCGGAACCCTGCATCATGTCATTTTGCGGAGTATTGAACGGAGAAGCATCGTTGACGACGATCTAGACCGGCGGGATATCGTCTTCCGTAAACAGGAACAAGAGCGTCAGGCCGCAACAATCAAGTCGGCCCTGCAATTTTTTGGCGACTATTGAGTTCCCCTGTTTTTTCTTTCGCTGCCTTGGAAACACCAAGAAAAGCCAAGCAGGTTAAAAAAGTTAAACCGTAGACCAAGGAAATGCCTCTCTTATCAGACGCCACATGAAGTCTTCTACAGCGCTATTCGTGGTGCACTTGCATGTTGAATTCACCACTTCCTGTCATCAATAAACTTTTCCATCAAGTTCATATTGGTATTCATTTTGCGCTCCAAGTAAAGAGATAAAGGCTTTCGCCACCCCTACCGAATCAAAAGACTTTTTACTGAATACTATGATGGCTTCTAATTTTCATCCAGCGTTTTCAAAAATTCATGATAACGTTTTTTTGTTGAATCAATTATGTCGGCATAGAACAATATTTCGAACCCTGATCTATATTTTAGTCTTCTTTTCAGTTCATCATCTATTTTGCTTCCGACAAGATATCCACGACTTGAACGGAAGGTAAGATAAGTCTCAGCTATTGTCATGTAGGTTTCTAATTGATTTAAATAATCTAGTTTAAGAATATGAGATGGCTTCTTTAGTTCTAGCAGGATCAATTTATCACCAACAGTTCCGCATACGAAATCGGGTCTTTTTTCGCCGTATTTCTTTTTATCTCTCTTTGCCATCTCCTTCCCAATTGAGGTTCGCAACGTTTTATTCGAATGTAGAAGCCAATAGTGTTCATCGACTAACCACATTGCTCGTTCCAGGATGCGATGTATTGAATTATCCCCTCGAATCTCAAATGTCCTAGAGTCGTTAATCTGTTGTTCGAAAACCTCGATAGTCTCCAACCTGGTTCTAACTTGTTGTGCTACGTTTGTAATCACATTCAAGGACCAGCCTTGTAGCAAGATGTCAAGATTCTCTAAGGCTCTCTGCTTCTGCTTTGGCAGTTTTCGAACGATTGTCAGATAAGCGTCCCTAAATCCGGTATTTGCATTGGTAAGGACATCAGATATCTCACCAAAAGTTTCTATAACCGAATTAAAATCCTTGGCTGAAAACTTTTCTGGTGAAATAGCCCCGGCGAGTTCTTTAAGAAAGTCTGGATAATCCGCAACGAGCTTGGCAATATCGGCTTTTCTTGACGTCGACTTTGCTCCCTTCTTTGTCGCCAATTCAATTAACTGAGCAGACGTCTTCCAACCGAGCTTAGGGCCAAGATCCCGGTTAATAATATCCACGACCTTCTCCCACTGGTTAGGTTTTGGAAAGTGAAAAGTGTGCCTTCCTCCAGGCCACCACTTACTTAGGGTTATGCGCTCCTCGGTATTGCCGAACTGTGGGCTTGATGAGGTTATCTGGACGCTAAATTGCCTGTTAATTGGACGAAGGGCTTTTACCCAGTCAGGTTCAAATCTCCCTTTCTCGCAACTTACACATTCGGACGCACTAATTTTGTTCTCTGTTCCGCAATTACTACAAATTTTTAGATGAGTTTTCTTGGTTTGCCTCGGAATGTTTTTTTTCTTTGGCATATCGCTCACTATGGCCTAAATCAAAGAATAAAGTGGACCATAACCAACGTTTCAGAACGTCAATGAACCTGGTTAACATAAACCAAATAGGCGTGTCTTCCCTCATGCCGTTGCTCTTGTTTCGAACGTATCTTTTCGGGAAGTTGTTCAGCTTCATACTTGAAAAAAAGGTGCCGATCCTTTCGCCAAGCACGCCTTGTCTTTCTTGGCACACATAGACGTTTATGGTTAACAGTCAAACCCGTCACAATCTGTGGCTGATGCTTTCCACAAAGAGACTCCTTGTCGGGATTCAACGAAAAGGAACATTGACCGACAATCTCTTTAAGCGTTCCCTTAAACGAATCAGGGACGCAATATCCAGAAAAACACAGGTCATCGCAGTAGCGTGTGTATTTAAGACCATAGCGATCTGCCAGTCCCAGAAGCCGTCTATCTAATCTCCGGCAAACCAAATTGGCAATGTCTGTACTCATCGGTCCCCCTTGAGGAACCTGGGCCAATAATGTTGACAGCCGAGTTAGAATACTGGCAACCGGAGGGGAACAGTCCAATTCATGACGGAAGGTATGATAGACGAGATGGTGAGATATGCTGGGGAAAAATTCTTTGAAATCGAGACTCAACACCCATTCATGGCCAGCATGCATTTTTGCATTTGTAAGATTGGAGCGTCCTTTGACACCACAGTGGACGCAACTAGGAAGCTCGATCTCTTTTAAAAGGTTATGTATAGAGACCTGAATCCGTTTCAATCGAGGATTGGGTGCAGAAATCTGCCGTAGTTTTCCATTCTTTTTCTTCTTTTGCCAAAAACTATAGGAAACTTCGGCTTCTGCTGCCACCTTCTGCAATTCATCCACGCTGCTGTGGAGGCGAAAAACCAAATGCTTCAGGGTTCTGATGGCGAGAGTCTTTTTCGAATAAGGATCAGGCAATCTTCGACAGCTCCCCGTTAAGCTTGAACAATAAGAGTGAAAGGATGTTCTGCTGCAGCTTACGGAATTGTTTCTTGTCTTCCGAACTCAATTCAGTTGGCACTTCCGATGCCGCAAATACCAAGGCATGCTCAGAGACTTTCAAAGCATCAGCGAACTCCTTGATCTTATCTGCGCTCGGACCTTTTTTGTTGCTTTCGATCAGGGAAAGGTAATTCTGAGATATGCCCAATAGTTCAGCCATCTCTCCCTGACTCATCCCCTTAACAGTCCTGACTAATTTTAATACATATCCAATTTTCATTATATTCACCTCTTCCGAGGATTATTTTAAAAAAGGGTAGGTTATCTCATCAGGCAACCTGCCGAGACTTGCGTATCATCCTCGTCCACCAGGCACGAAGGACTGTGAAGGTGGCTTTGGAGAACGCAACACAGGTTAATCTCATCCATCCGATTGCCAAAGAAACTCTAAGGGATCTTTTTGTAGCTTTCAGATAGCTTTCCAAACCCGACTCAGTCAGAATATCGACTGATGAGACGGAACTCATTGAAACGCTCAAATTCATGAGTAATGCTTCGCTTTCCCGAACGACCTCAAGTGCCGCACGGATTTGTCTAATGTCCCTCGTTGACATTGAGTCTTTCCTCCTTTCTCTAGATTTACTTGAGATAGGAGAGCAACGTGGGCTTCCCAAGAAAGCCGCTTTCTCTGCAGACGTTACCCCACTTCAAAAGAAACACGGTACCAGTTCTTTGTGTCCTTTCGCCTACCCAGGCTTAATGACAAACGCACACTCTGCGTGCTGCATCTGCCCCGTGCGGAACATACGGCAATATCCATGTACATTTCGTGCACGCCGTTGGTCTTAAACATTGGCCAGTCGTCAAGTGGCCATGGACCATGCGCATATGCACACGGGCTTGCTGCATGCGTCATATGCCGCCGTTAGGAACCACAACAATCAGGTTGTGGGATCAGGGAGTTCCCTGATCTGTTATCTCGTTTGCACGAGAAGGTCGAATGACCTGTAAACAGGGTAACAATTCTGCTGGGCATTAGACTCTGCTGTTTCAATGATTTTTCAAAGAACATGGACGGCGAATCGCCGTCGGTACACGTCTAATTTAATCACAACCCTTCGATTGTCAATAGGAATCAAAGCAATTTTTTTAAATACTTGAAAACTGGTAATCTTTTTTCCAACAAATAGTAATATAAATGGAGGGCTTGACGATATATTTGCTGTTATTTTAGCTTGTTGTATGCGACCTTGAGTTACTGTAGTGGCTTTTTTATAGAGACATACTATAAGTTGTGTATCTTAAGGGTCGGATGTACGAGGTGCCTTGTTGGGTATCTGATTGAATTTTTGGCAAGGGAGGCACTTGGGGACATCTTTGACTTTTTTAACCTAATTTCGTATGCAAGGATGAATTAGATTGAAAGAAACTGAGCCATGCCAAGAAGAGCTGGGCTAGATGCCTCCGGAAGCCTGCATCACGTTATTTTCCGGGGCATTGAACGAAGAAAGATCGTTGATGACTATCGAGACCGGCGGGATATTGTCTCCCGTCAACACGAACAAGAGCGTCAGGCCGCAACAACCAAGTCGACACTGCAATTTTTTGGCGACTATTGAGCTTTCCTAGTTTTTCTTTCGCCGCCCTGGAAACACCAAGAAAAGCCAAGCAGGATAAAAAAGTCCAGGGTGTCCCCAAAGTTCACCCAAAGTTTCAGGAAGTGGTTTGGATTGAAGCTTTGATGGGGTATGGACAGCTTTCAGGCGTGATCCATATCAGCTTATTCAGAAGGAGCAACTCGTATCCGAGCGGCGTGTATTCGAACTCGTATTTCATCGTAAATTGCTATACCCATAGCAGGCGCAACTTCCAAAGTCGCCACAAGGGCGTATGGCACTGCATCCTCAA from Deltaproteobacteria bacterium carries:
- the dinB gene encoding DNA polymerase IV, translated to MNTQLESKAIIHLDMDSFYPSVEVLDNPELKCKPVIVGGTRERGVVSSASYEARKFGVHSAQPIVTAMRLCPKGIFLPVRMSRYKEMSSRVFKIFRLFTPLVEPVSIDEAFLDVTGSTRLFGQPDDIAIKIKNMVRKETGLTVSAGVAPSKFVAKIASDIDKPDGLTIVPPDRVREFLEPLSIDKMWGVGKKTQGKLHRLGIQTIGDLARFPADVLEKKLGKHGAGMHQLAQGIDERDVIPATDAKSVGNEKTFPQDILQLDFVRKEILFLADKVARRMRRDGV
- a CDS encoding RNA-directed DNA polymerase: MPDPYSKKTLAIRTLKHLVFRLHSSVDELQKVAAEAEVSYSFWQKKKKNGKLRQISAPNPRLKRIQVSIHNLLKEIELPSCVHCGVKGRSNLTNAKMHAGHEWVLSLDFKEFFPSISHHLVYHTFRHELDCSPPVASILTRLSTLLAQVPQGGPMSTDIANLVCRRLDRRLLGLADRYGLKYTRYCDDLCFSGYCVPDSFKGTLKEIVGQCSFSLNPDKESLCGKHQPQIVTGLTVNHKRLCVPRKTRRAWRKDRHLFFKYEAEQLPEKIRSKQEQRHEGRHAYLVYVNQVH
- a CDS encoding helix-turn-helix transcriptional regulator, which gives rise to MKIGYVLKLVRTVKGMSQGEMAELLGISQNYLSLIESNKKGPSADKIKEFADALKVSEHALVFAASEVPTELSSEDKKQFRKLQQNILSLLLFKLNGELSKIA